The following proteins come from a genomic window of Salvia hispanica cultivar TCC Black 2014 chromosome 4, UniMelb_Shisp_WGS_1.0, whole genome shotgun sequence:
- the LOC125221547 gene encoding aspartic proteinase Asp1-like, whose amino-acid sequence MSMDRELYLKALVLYLLTWIAAADQPHTITFKSARTFRSSVVFPVAGNVYPKGYYHVTMNVGQPPRPYFLDIDTGSDLTWLQCDAPCTKCTPAPHSLYKPKNLITCVDPLCVSLHGPGNHHCQSPEEQCDYEIDYADHGSSLGVLVKDLFPLRFTNGTIFAPKLAFGCGYNQEVQDTAHLPYTDGVLGLGLGNSSILAQLRNMGLIRNVVGHCLSRQGGGFLFFGDDFLPNSGIIWTPLLSQSKYYSVGPADLQIAGQATNIKGLPIVFDSGSTYTYFSSQAYNTLVSLIKRNLNGKQLKDAVEDKSLPVCWKGAKPFKSVLDAANHFKPLALSFTNAKNAQLHLPPESYLVVTEQGNVCLGILNGGEVGLENLNVIGDIFLQDKLVIYDNERQRVGWAPANCNNLPNMDSGDFDLHNDAAIDGTLRDICPARFRF is encoded by the exons ATGAGCATGGATAGAGAGTTGTACCTCAAGGCATTGGTGCTGTACCTTTTGACATGGATTGCAGCTGCTGACCAGCCTCACACTATCACCTTCAAATCTGCCAGAACCTTCCGCTCCTCTGTGGTTTTCCCCGTCGCCGGAAATGTTTATCCAAAAGG GTACTATCATGTAACAATGAATGTGGGGCAGCCTCCGAGGCCCTACTTTCTTGATATCGATACTGGCAGTGATCTTACATGGCTTCAGTGTGATGCGCCTTGCACGAAATGCACCCCG GCTCCTCACAGTCTTTACAAACCGAAAAACCTCATCACATGCGTTGACCCTTTGTGTGTCTCACTTCATGGGCCGGGGAACCATCACTGTCAATCACCCGAGGAGCAGTGTGATTACGAAATTGATTATGCCGACCATGGTTCATCTTTGGGCGTGCTGGTTAAGGACTTGTTTCCTCTTAGATTTACAAATGGTACCATTTTTGCTCCAAAGCTTGCATTTGG ATGTGGATACAATCAAGAAGTTCAAGACACAGCCCATCTACCTTACACGGATGGAGTCCTCGGACTAGGCCTTGGCAATTCAAGCATCCTGGCTCAGCTACGGAACATGGGTTTGATACGAAATGTTGTTGGTCATTGTCTAAGCCGACAAGGTGGAGGGTTTCTCTTCTTTGGAGATGACTTTCTCCCTAATTCGGGGATCATTTGGACACCATTATTGAGCCAATC GAAATACTACTCTGTAGGGCCAGCAGATCTCCAGATTGCTGGCCAAGCTACTAATATCAAGGGCCTTCCCATAGTTTTCGACAGTGGAAGCACTTATACTTACTTCAGCTCTCAAGCATACAACACTCTCGTTTCTTTG ATAAAACGTAACTTGAATGGAAAGCAACTGAAAGACGCAGTCGAGGATAAAAGCCTCCCTGTCTGTTGGAAAGGCGCTAAGCCCTTCAAATCGGTTCTAGATGCTGCTAACCACTTCAAGCCTTTGGCTCTGAGCTTCACAAATGCCAAAAATGCTCAGCTTCATCTGCCCCCGGAATCTTACCTTGTCGTTACA GAACAAGGCAATGTCTGCTTAGGTATTCTCAATGGTGGAGAGGTCGGGTTAGAAAATCTGAACGTGATTGGAG ACATTTTTCTGCAAGACAAACTGGTGATCTACGACAACGAGAGGCAGCGAGTGGGATGGGCGCCAGCAAACTGCAACAATCTTCCAAA CATGGATAGCGGAGACTTCGATCTGCATAACGATGCTGCCATTGATGGCACGTTGAGGGATATCTGCCCCGCGAGATTCAGATTCTGA